In Treponema pectinovorum, a single genomic region encodes these proteins:
- a CDS encoding peptidase U32 family protein: MSELLAPAGNIEALDAAIGEGADAVYLGLKSFNARLRSSNFAWNQFEAAVESLHRQNKKIYVTVNTVSEESETERLYRFLSYLNKIGPDGLIVQDYGVLRMCREFFPNLELHGSTQINVESAAGVKLLQNAGLKRVVVARELGLEEIRSIKQSTDCEIEMFVHGALCVSESGLCLFSSFLGGKSANRGMCTQACRRFYTADCDSGQKQGYYFSPSDLQLIEQIPDLLDMGVESFKIEGRMKSAEYVGAVTAAYRYLMDHYKEDKKGSIAAAKRMLSTDFARSKTTYWYNFKTNDDGVNNAGEAILNPNQAGGTGIYLGRIFKTKPATQKALENSKLALSSGVDEKDISIAMATLSGGSYEPDPGDSIRLHRKDDSGRESYKVRTVEVDDDGVRWIDIPKSFTRDDEVYLLQTKSMSKRYPRVLPQDIGKYRQQPGDEILPVMDLTPVARNELSYFPEGMYVQVSTIADLFQIQSMNPVRVILELNFETEEDLVLHKTVLPFSKKQVIISLPPYVPEATSDKLAKILEFLVEDGFKTFVVNNLAEVYMLKDKNVNMIAGSYLYTFNRWAVSWLENQNFGAFITPLENNRQNIIETFDKDVRERLLVTVYAYPALFRMRFRLPESYNFMYFWDKEEITFKVLSNKDGSVVMPEKPFSITEKYSQLQKDGIKRILIDFSRTKVTRAEVKTVLTSLIKGQVIPETSRFNWKDGFYNPEKMEAYKAAAERNMERKAEYESLKAGKGGSRGKNRLEKKFSNDFGNSNRNSHSKAKGRAYNKDSFSNFNGKKQ; the protein is encoded by the coding sequence ATGTCAGAATTATTAGCACCGGCAGGTAATATTGAAGCGCTTGATGCCGCTATCGGCGAAGGGGCTGATGCCGTATATCTTGGGCTCAAGAGTTTTAATGCCAGACTGCGTTCGTCTAACTTTGCATGGAATCAATTTGAAGCAGCAGTTGAATCTTTGCACCGTCAGAATAAAAAAATTTATGTAACTGTTAATACCGTTAGCGAAGAAAGCGAAACAGAACGGCTTTACAGGTTTTTAAGTTATCTCAATAAGATTGGTCCAGATGGTCTTATAGTGCAGGACTATGGAGTTTTAAGGATGTGCAGGGAGTTTTTCCCGAACCTTGAACTTCATGGTTCTACACAAATTAACGTAGAAAGTGCTGCTGGAGTAAAGCTTTTGCAAAATGCTGGCTTAAAAAGAGTTGTTGTCGCCAGAGAACTTGGGCTTGAAGAAATAAGAAGCATAAAGCAATCGACAGACTGCGAAATAGAGATGTTTGTGCATGGAGCTCTTTGCGTGAGTGAAAGCGGCTTGTGTTTGTTTTCCAGTTTTTTGGGGGGGAAGTCTGCAAATAGAGGAATGTGTACTCAGGCGTGCCGAAGATTTTATACAGCAGATTGCGATTCTGGGCAAAAGCAGGGATATTATTTTAGTCCGAGCGATTTGCAATTAATTGAGCAGATCCCCGATTTGCTGGATATGGGAGTTGAGTCTTTTAAAATTGAAGGGCGCATGAAAAGTGCAGAATACGTAGGTGCAGTTACGGCAGCTTATCGTTACCTTATGGATCACTATAAAGAAGACAAAAAAGGTTCAATCGCTGCTGCAAAGAGAATGTTGAGTACTGATTTTGCGCGTTCCAAGACAACTTATTGGTATAATTTTAAAACAAATGACGATGGCGTGAATAATGCAGGGGAGGCAATTTTAAATCCTAATCAAGCAGGTGGAACGGGAATTTATCTTGGAAGGATTTTTAAAACAAAGCCTGCAACTCAAAAAGCCCTGGAAAATTCTAAACTTGCTTTGAGTTCAGGAGTGGATGAAAAAGATATTTCAATAGCGATGGCAACACTTTCTGGTGGAAGTTATGAGCCAGACCCGGGGGATTCAATTCGTTTGCACAGAAAAGATGATTCTGGGCGAGAAAGTTACAAAGTTCGCACTGTAGAGGTTGACGATGACGGAGTTAGATGGATTGATATTCCAAAATCGTTTACAAGAGATGATGAAGTTTATCTTTTGCAGACAAAATCTATGTCAAAACGCTATCCTCGCGTTCTTCCGCAGGATATTGGAAAATATCGCCAGCAGCCAGGAGATGAAATTCTTCCTGTAATGGATCTTACGCCTGTTGCCAGAAATGAACTTTCGTATTTTCCCGAAGGAATGTATGTGCAGGTTAGTACCATTGCAGATTTGTTCCAGATACAGTCGATGAATCCTGTTCGAGTGATTCTTGAATTGAATTTTGAAACAGAAGAAGACTTGGTCTTGCACAAGACAGTGCTTCCTTTTTCTAAAAAACAGGTGATAATTTCTCTTCCACCTTATGTTCCAGAGGCAACTAGTGATAAACTTGCAAAAATTCTTGAATTTCTTGTTGAAGACGGTTTTAAAACTTTTGTAGTTAATAATCTTGCAGAAGTTTACATGCTCAAAGATAAAAATGTTAATATGATTGCAGGTTCGTATCTTTATACTTTTAATCGCTGGGCCGTAAGCTGGCTTGAAAATCAAAATTTTGGTGCTTTTATAACACCTTTGGAAAATAATCGTCAAAACATTATCGAAACTTTTGATAAGGATGTTAGAGAGCGTCTGCTTGTTACAGTCTATGCATATCCTGCACTTTTTAGGATGCGATTTAGATTGCCAGAAAGTTACAATTTTATGTATTTTTGGGATAAAGAAGAAATTACTTTTAAAGTACTTTCAAATAAAGACGGCTCTGTTGTAATGCCTGAAAAACCATTTAGCATCACAGAAAAATATTCTCAACTTCAAAAAGATGGAATAAAAAGAATTTTGATTGATTTTAGTAGGACAAAAGTTACGCGTGCGGAAGTAAAGACTGTTCTAACAAGCCTTATAAAAGGGCAGGTTATTCCAGAGACAAGTCGCTTTAACTGGAAAGACGGTTTTTATAATCCTGAAAAAATGGAAGCGTACAAGGCCGCAGCAGAACGGAATATGGAGCGAAAAGCCGAATACGAGTCTTTAAAAGCTGGAAAAGGTGGTTCAAGAGGTAAAAATCGGCTTGAAAAAAAATTTTCAAATGATTTTGGAAACTCAAATAGAAACTCCCACTCAAAAGCAAAAGGAAGAGCATATAACAAAGATTCGTTTTCTAATTTCAACGGTAAGAAACAATAA
- a CDS encoding DUF2259 domain-containing protein gives MKKQLFICLTIFVAISLSFAGDAAAFVDFGLSSDGKTYVFAEYGKTDKTFQGYAGIYCVDIEKNDWISGEVFRTTPSVATAKKSGKQVYEELLKKAEWTLKKYNIKKSSPDNLLFTRENSSSNGEIVFKDFEGSTVEKSVFYHIKLEKNVEGKGSSCRSSFFIVLEKQDELGNVISRNIVGNPDIRRKGVTNYTINRIFSDKSGRNLVFVIEKQIEDETGTCIRYMVETIRI, from the coding sequence ATGAAAAAGCAGCTTTTTATTTGTTTGACAATTTTTGTAGCAATTTCGTTGTCATTTGCAGGCGATGCTGCGGCTTTTGTTGATTTTGGATTATCTTCCGACGGGAAAACCTATGTTTTTGCAGAATACGGAAAGACTGATAAAACATTTCAAGGATATGCAGGAATTTATTGCGTTGATATCGAAAAAAATGACTGGATTTCTGGGGAAGTCTTTAGAACTACTCCATCGGTTGCAACTGCAAAAAAAAGTGGAAAACAAGTTTATGAAGAACTCCTAAAAAAAGCGGAATGGACTCTAAAAAAATACAATATAAAAAAATCTTCGCCAGATAATCTTCTTTTTACGAGGGAAAATTCTTCATCCAATGGCGAAATAGTATTTAAAGATTTTGAAGGCTCAACGGTAGAAAAAAGCGTATTCTATCACATAAAACTTGAAAAAAATGTTGAAGGAAAAGGTTCTTCTTGTCGCTCTTCATTTTTTATTGTGCTTGAAAAGCAGGATGAACTTGGCAATGTCATAAGCCGAAATATTGTCGGCAATCCTGATATAAGAAGAAAAGGCGTTACAAACTATACGATAAACCGAATTTTTTCCGACAAGAGCGGGCGAAATTTAGTTTTTGTAATTGAAAAACAGATTGAAGATGAAACAGGAACCTGCATTCGTTATATGGTCGAAACCATACGAATATAA
- a CDS encoding single-stranded DNA-binding protein translates to MNALNQIIIEGNVVRTPTVKETQKGTKVSVLPIAVNHFYRDNNGKDVDEVGFYDVETWGEKFTEHVSKYALQGRGVRVVGRLKQSRWKDENGKNHSKVFIVAEHVEFKPMKKESQQFNSKTCEEIAEEENLAVAAQGLADEETVF, encoded by the coding sequence ATGAACGCATTGAATCAAATCATCATTGAAGGGAACGTCGTGCGCACACCTACTGTAAAAGAAACTCAAAAGGGTACAAAAGTTAGTGTGCTTCCAATCGCTGTTAATCACTTTTACAGAGATAACAATGGGAAAGATGTTGACGAAGTAGGTTTTTACGATGTTGAAACTTGGGGAGAAAAATTTACTGAACACGTTTCAAAATATGCTCTTCAAGGTCGAGGTGTGAGAGTCGTTGGACGTTTAAAACAAAGTCGTTGGAAAGACGAAAATGGTAAAAATCACTCCAAAGTTTTTATTGTAGCCGAACATGTTGAATTCAAACCGATGAAAAAGGAATCTCAGCAATTTAATTCTAAAACCTGCGAAGAAATAGCAGAAGAAGAAAATCTTGCTGTTGCAGCCCAAGGTCTTGCGGACGAAGAAACTGTCTTCTAG